One region of Halohasta litchfieldiae genomic DNA includes:
- a CDS encoding glycerophosphodiester phosphodiesterase, which produces MRDTQITGDDVQIVGHRGCAGQYPENTVLAMKRSAPHVDMIEIDVQRCGSGELIVFHDDTLDHLTEASGSVASTDWETIRELTVGDSEQTIPRLATVLDAIPTDTGVNIELKHVGIADDVLAIAAQIDNTVLYSSFQPAALSEVQTVDPTANCALLFADASEKSVQTAIDLDCTAIHPRYDLVLTTDLMKTARKNGFRVNTWTISDSDVATELIQTGVDGLIVDYWNLEFSSA; this is translated from the coding sequence ATGAGAGACACACAAATTACGGGCGATGACGTACAGATCGTTGGGCATCGGGGCTGTGCTGGGCAGTATCCAGAGAATACGGTACTCGCAATGAAACGCTCGGCACCACACGTCGACATGATCGAAATCGATGTCCAGCGATGTGGCTCCGGTGAACTGATCGTCTTTCACGATGATACATTAGACCATCTCACAGAGGCGAGTGGATCAGTTGCGTCGACCGACTGGGAGACCATTCGGGAACTGACAGTGGGTGACTCCGAGCAGACGATTCCACGGTTGGCGACGGTTCTTGATGCGATTCCCACAGATACGGGAGTCAATATCGAACTCAAGCACGTGGGAATCGCTGATGACGTGCTTGCTATTGCAGCGCAAATCGACAATACGGTTCTGTATTCGTCGTTTCAGCCAGCCGCATTGAGTGAGGTACAGACCGTCGACCCAACTGCGAACTGCGCATTACTGTTTGCAGACGCATCCGAGAAATCGGTACAGACAGCAATAGATCTCGACTGCACTGCGATCCACCCGAGATACGATCTTGTTCTCACAACTGACCTAATGAAAACGGCGCGAAAAAATGGGTTCCGTGTGAATACCTGGACGATCTCTGATTCGGATGTCGCAACGGAGCTTATTCAGACTGGAGTCGACGGGCTGATCGTCGACTATTGGAACTTGGAATTTTCGTCGGCTTGA
- a CDS encoding lipoate--protein ligase family protein: MSDPVDHAPIGEWRLIREEARPGPMQMALDEIAAETAAAGGPRTVRVYQWDPSCLSLGYHQDPQTVDWEACEQAGIDVTRRQTGGGGIYHDSYGDISYSITAPVDEFPSDLLEAYHQLCQPVLAAFDRMGVEASFVETEAEELYTPACYLRALHPAHDIVAGGRKISGNAQYRRKDAVIQHGSLTYSVDAERHLSTFVDPPTDAETFGKRVTGIDEQSDINREEAVTALEDALAEWCGATESSWTDAELQRARARVDERYAAEEWVQRTPGQREK; this comes from the coding sequence ATGTCCGATCCTGTCGACCACGCCCCAATAGGGGAGTGGCGACTCATCCGCGAGGAGGCTCGTCCCGGCCCGATGCAGATGGCACTCGACGAGATCGCCGCCGAAACCGCTGCCGCAGGCGGCCCCCGAACCGTCCGCGTCTATCAGTGGGATCCCAGCTGTCTCTCACTTGGCTATCATCAGGACCCCCAGACGGTCGACTGGGAGGCCTGCGAGCAGGCAGGCATCGACGTCACCCGCCGCCAGACCGGTGGCGGCGGCATCTACCACGACAGCTACGGCGACATTTCCTATTCGATTACCGCTCCAGTCGACGAGTTCCCAAGTGACCTCCTAGAGGCCTATCACCAACTCTGCCAGCCAGTGCTCGCGGCCTTCGACCGAATGGGCGTAGAGGCTTCCTTCGTCGAGACCGAAGCCGAGGAACTCTACACCCCGGCCTGCTACCTCCGGGCACTCCATCCGGCCCACGACATCGTCGCGGGCGGTCGAAAGATCAGCGGCAACGCCCAGTACCGCCGGAAGGATGCGGTGATCCAGCACGGGTCGCTGACCTACAGTGTGGATGCAGAGCGACATCTGTCGACGTTTGTCGATCCACCCACTGACGCCGAGACATTCGGCAAGCGTGTGACTGGTATTGACGAGCAGAGCGATATCAACCGAGAAGAAGCGGTCACAGCTCTCGAAGACGCGCTCGCGGAGTGGTGTGGAGCCACTGAGAGCTCGTGGACCGACGCGGAACTCCAGCGAGCCAGAGCCCGCGTCGACGAGCGGTACGCTGCCGAGGAATGGGTTCAGCGAACGCCGGGTCAACGAGAGAAATAA
- a CDS encoding ABC transporter ATP-binding protein: MTRIQLQDLRKEFDDVTAVDGIDLTIEDGEFLVIVGPSGCGKSTTLRLLAGLEHATDGRIRMNDRDVTGIEPKNRNIAMVFQNYALYPHMTGRRNISFGMKSAGEFTDREIEKRVDQASETLDIADLLDRKPQAMSGGERQRVALGRAIVRDPDAFLMDEPLSNLDAKLRIQMRAELTKLHSELGTTTVYVTHDQTEAMTLGERVVVMEDGRIMQVDTPQVLYDFPEHRFVAEFIGDPAMNMIDVSLETGSAVHDAFRLPLPTGGAYSEEWTEANRAAVLGIRPEDLYLAKERPNLGQTTFTATVDVTEPLGDSLLLHCSVGESKFKMEAEPRATIEPADEIEVMYDPARLHLFDPETGECRYHSEQSTASLERIENTPEP; encoded by the coding sequence ATGACAAGAATCCAACTACAAGACCTTCGCAAGGAGTTCGATGACGTCACTGCAGTCGACGGAATCGACCTCACGATCGAGGATGGCGAGTTCCTCGTCATCGTTGGCCCGAGTGGCTGTGGCAAGAGTACGACACTCCGGCTTCTCGCAGGACTCGAACACGCGACTGACGGACGAATCCGCATGAACGACCGGGATGTCACTGGCATCGAACCCAAAAACAGGAACATTGCGATGGTGTTCCAGAACTACGCGCTGTACCCGCATATGACTGGTCGACGGAACATCAGTTTCGGCATGAAGTCAGCAGGTGAGTTCACCGACCGAGAGATCGAAAAACGGGTCGACCAAGCATCCGAAACGCTCGATATTGCCGATCTGTTGGATCGGAAACCCCAAGCGATGTCCGGTGGCGAACGCCAGCGTGTTGCGCTGGGCCGAGCGATCGTTCGTGATCCGGATGCCTTTTTGATGGACGAACCGCTGTCGAATTTGGATGCGAAACTCCGGATTCAGATGCGCGCCGAGCTGACGAAGCTCCATTCGGAACTGGGGACGACGACGGTATATGTCACACATGATCAGACCGAAGCGATGACACTCGGTGAGAGAGTTGTTGTCATGGAGGATGGCCGAATCATGCAGGTCGACACACCACAGGTGCTGTATGATTTCCCCGAACACAGATTCGTCGCCGAATTTATTGGCGATCCAGCGATGAATATGATCGACGTCTCGCTCGAAACCGGCTCAGCAGTTCACGACGCGTTTCGATTACCACTTCCAACAGGCGGCGCATACAGCGAGGAGTGGACCGAAGCGAACCGAGCTGCAGTGCTCGGTATCCGGCCAGAGGATCTGTATCTGGCGAAAGAGCGACCGAATCTCGGGCAAACAACGTTCACTGCTACTGTCGACGTCACTGAACCACTCGGTGACAGTCTGTTGTTGCACTGTTCGGTCGGTGAGTCGAAATTCAAGATGGAAGCTGAACCAAGAGCCACAATCGAACCTGCTGACGAGATCGAAGTAATGTACGATCCGGCTCGTCTCCATCTCTTCGATCCAGAAACCGGGGAGTGTCGATATCATTCCGAACAGTCGACCGCCTCATTAGAACGTATCGAAAACACACCAGAACCGTAG
- a CDS encoding cytochrome P450, producing the protein MARDLPNPPESGLLNALRFGDDTFRFIETMQSRFDDAAAVPIPGRAPLVVVTNPELVHDALSRPAEFSRVPASGPAALIATQGLVQSEGGLWEQQRGIMGPAFMGPQVKAYANTVGRRVETLVEEWSTELGSAESLSRNLHGEMTALTVRVASEILLGEDIGKQRAEEFHGWMQTAGDEFEFGLDAVTPEWVPTRTDPEFKKAAEGILGLAEELIERRRADLAARDPDDTERPKDMLTMLLLAEDKPDVEYPDNQIRDEVSTFLIAGHETTALSLTYTQCLLSQHPEIREQVRQEANEVIGDETPSYDHVSDLEYTGRVFQEALRLYPAAWAVFRQASADVRLGEYRVPEGAAIIMPQWSIHRDPRYFENPEQFDPDRWLDRSPQEVEAYFPFSSGPHACIGRQFSITGARLALATIVRNFDVDVAEDALDDLRATPTLRPGGSVDATIRPVD; encoded by the coding sequence ATGGCACGCGATTTGCCGAATCCACCGGAGTCGGGCCTGTTGAATGCGCTCCGGTTCGGCGACGACACCTTTCGGTTTATCGAGACGATGCAATCACGGTTCGATGACGCCGCGGCCGTTCCGATCCCCGGCCGCGCGCCGCTGGTCGTCGTGACGAACCCCGAGTTGGTTCACGACGCACTCTCTCGGCCGGCCGAGTTCAGCCGCGTTCCCGCCAGCGGTCCGGCCGCATTGATCGCCACGCAGGGACTAGTTCAAAGCGAGGGCGGTCTCTGGGAACAACAACGCGGCATCATGGGACCGGCGTTCATGGGCCCACAAGTCAAAGCCTACGCGAACACGGTCGGTCGACGCGTCGAGACGTTGGTCGAGGAGTGGTCGACCGAACTTGGCTCCGCCGAGTCGCTCTCCCGGAACCTCCACGGCGAGATGACCGCCCTCACCGTTCGGGTTGCAAGCGAAATCCTGCTCGGGGAAGACATCGGCAAACAGCGCGCCGAGGAGTTCCACGGCTGGATGCAGACCGCCGGCGACGAATTCGAGTTTGGTCTTGATGCTGTGACTCCCGAGTGGGTTCCCACCCGGACTGATCCCGAGTTCAAGAAGGCTGCAGAGGGGATTCTCGGCTTGGCCGAGGAGTTGATTGAGCGTCGACGGGCGGATCTTGCAGCCCGCGACCCCGACGACACCGAGCGACCGAAGGACATGCTGACGATGCTGTTGCTGGCCGAGGACAAACCTGATGTGGAGTACCCGGACAATCAGATCCGCGACGAAGTGTCGACGTTCCTGATCGCTGGCCACGAGACCACCGCGCTGTCGCTCACGTATACGCAGTGTCTGCTCTCGCAGCATCCCGAAATCAGAGAGCAAGTACGGCAGGAGGCCAACGAGGTCATCGGCGACGAGACGCCAAGCTACGACCACGTTTCGGATCTCGAATATACGGGTCGGGTGTTTCAGGAGGCGCTGCGACTGTATCCGGCGGCGTGGGCGGTCTTCCGGCAGGCGTCGGCGGACGTGCGGCTCGGGGAGTATCGGGTTCCGGAGGGGGCGGCGATCATCATGCCGCAGTGGTCGATCCATCGCGACCCGCGGTACTTCGAGAATCCCGAGCAGTTCGACCCGGATCGGTGGCTCGACCGGTCGCCCCAAGAGGTCGAGGCCTACTTCCCGTTCAGCAGTGGGCCGCACGCCTGTATCGGTCGACAGTTTTCGATCACGGGTGCGCGCTTGGCGCTGGCAACGATTGTTCGAAACTTCGATGTCGACGTAGCCGAGGACGCACTGGATGATCTTCGGGCGACGCCGACGTTGCGGCCGGGTGGCTCTGTCGACGCGACGATTCGACCTGTGGACTGA
- a CDS encoding carbohydrate ABC transporter permease, with translation MSTREIFDGRIESAVLLLPTVLVSLVFLYYPAVRAFRTSLFDSSFGRQEVFVGVENYVTLLTDSGYHTNVLLSILFAVCVVVGVMVFSLYITFLIHEVDHGQTLYLISAIWPYALPPAVGALVFLFMVHPTLGVLTGPVELLGFDVDWFNNGRQAFVVVALAAIWKQIGYNVIFMIASMNSIPDTLTETANIDGVSRLRRLVSVYAPIMSPTLFFLVIINTIYAFFGTFAFVDLLTGGGPSNATNILIFDLYREGFSYFNFGLASTKSVLLFLVVGILMYIQFRLTDEHSHYGA, from the coding sequence ATGTCGACACGAGAAATCTTCGACGGGCGGATCGAATCGGCAGTACTCCTCTTACCGACGGTTCTCGTCTCGCTTGTCTTCTTGTACTACCCAGCAGTGCGTGCGTTCCGAACAAGTTTGTTCGATTCGAGTTTCGGTCGACAAGAGGTGTTCGTAGGCGTCGAAAACTACGTCACACTACTCACCGATTCAGGATACCACACGAACGTCCTGCTTTCGATTCTGTTTGCGGTTTGTGTTGTCGTTGGCGTGATGGTCTTTTCGCTGTACATCACGTTTTTAATTCATGAGGTCGACCACGGCCAGACCCTCTATTTGATTTCGGCGATCTGGCCATACGCACTGCCGCCAGCAGTCGGCGCGCTCGTGTTCTTGTTCATGGTTCACCCAACGCTGGGAGTACTGACAGGACCGGTCGAACTGCTCGGTTTTGATGTCGACTGGTTCAACAATGGACGCCAAGCGTTCGTCGTTGTCGCCCTCGCGGCAATCTGGAAGCAGATCGGTTACAACGTGATCTTTATGATCGCTTCGATGAACAGCATTCCCGACACGCTGACCGAGACAGCCAACATCGACGGTGTGAGTCGACTACGACGGTTGGTTTCGGTGTACGCACCGATAATGTCCCCAACGCTGTTCTTCCTCGTGATTATCAATACGATCTATGCCTTCTTCGGTACGTTTGCGTTCGTCGACTTGCTCACCGGCGGTGGCCCCTCGAACGCGACGAACATCCTGATTTTCGATCTCTACCGCGAAGGGTTCTCGTATTTCAACTTCGGTCTCGCGTCGACGAAATCGGTCCTGCTGTTCCTCGTCGTCGGGATTCTCATGTATATCCAGTTTCGGCTCACCGATGAGCACTCTCACTACGGTGCCTAA
- a CDS encoding class I SAM-dependent methyltransferase yields MSPPSETDQRWDSATYDDAHSFVYEYGEDVVDLLDPQPGERILDLGCGTGHLTQQISDAGATAVGMDRSAEMVDSARENYPDCEFICADAHEFTVDSPFDAIFSNAALHWMTDQDAVLESVVDALGPGGRFVAELGGHGNIEAIVSATHAELAERGYETPMPWYFPTIGEYATKLESHGFEVQYATLFDRPTDLDGERGLATWMEGFGDSLLASLSADVQQSVIEGVENRLRNEFFTDGSWTADYRRLRIVARLVDD; encoded by the coding sequence ATGAGTCCACCGTCCGAGACTGACCAGCGTTGGGATTCGGCCACCTACGACGACGCCCACTCGTTCGTCTACGAGTACGGTGAGGACGTTGTCGACCTCTTAGATCCCCAACCGGGCGAACGAATTCTCGATCTGGGCTGTGGAACGGGCCATCTCACACAGCAGATCTCGGATGCGGGCGCAACCGCAGTTGGGATGGATCGCTCCGCCGAGATGGTCGACTCAGCACGCGAGAACTATCCCGACTGCGAGTTCATCTGTGCGGACGCACACGAGTTTACGGTCGACTCCCCGTTCGATGCGATATTTTCGAACGCGGCTCTCCACTGGATGACCGATCAGGACGCGGTCCTGGAGTCGGTTGTCGACGCGCTCGGCCCGGGCGGGCGCTTTGTCGCCGAACTCGGCGGCCACGGAAATATCGAGGCCATCGTCTCGGCAACCCACGCCGAACTGGCCGAACGGGGATACGAGACGCCGATGCCGTGGTACTTTCCGACCATCGGCGAGTACGCCACGAAACTCGAAAGCCACGGGTTCGAGGTGCAGTATGCAACACTGTTCGACCGGCCAACCGACCTCGACGGCGAGCGTGGCCTCGCTACGTGGATGGAGGGGTTCGGCGACAGCCTGCTGGCCTCCCTGTCGGCTGACGTCCAGCAGTCAGTGATCGAGGGCGTCGAGAATCGGCTTCGCAATGAGTTCTTCACTGATGGGTCGTGGACCGCAGACTACCGTCGACTCCGTATCGTTGCGCGATTAGTCGACGACTAA
- a CDS encoding deoxyribonuclease IV, whose translation MNVGAHVSISGSRVSSDTETPEYSDIRNAIPRQLAFGGNCGQIFTTSPQVWKQPEISDEAAAGFRDLTSEKLEGPWVIHGSYLVNLCTPKDDLRQKSLDSLQAELDAAEQLGITYVNVHLGAHTGAGVEGGLDNAASVIADLDVPDDVQLLIESDAGSGTKLGGEFEHLAGIIERTDKEIGICIDTAHTLVAGNDLTTPEAVDETVQRFDEVVGLEHLEYIHLNDSKHDVGTHKDEHALIGEGYIGEDGIAAIINHPELRDLPYALETPTEDGKGFEWNIAKTKQLREN comes from the coding sequence ATGAACGTCGGTGCACACGTTTCGATCTCAGGGTCCCGTGTCTCCTCGGATACGGAGACGCCGGAGTACAGCGATATTCGCAACGCGATTCCCCGCCAACTTGCCTTCGGCGGCAACTGCGGACAGATCTTCACCACCTCACCACAGGTCTGGAAACAGCCGGAGATCAGCGACGAGGCCGCCGCTGGCTTCCGCGATCTCACCAGCGAGAAACTGGAGGGACCATGGGTGATCCACGGCTCCTACCTCGTCAATCTCTGTACACCGAAAGACGACCTCAGACAAAAGTCACTCGACAGCCTGCAGGCCGAACTCGACGCTGCCGAGCAGTTAGGCATTACCTACGTCAACGTCCATCTTGGTGCCCATACCGGCGCGGGCGTCGAGGGGGGACTCGACAACGCTGCGAGCGTCATCGCAGACCTCGATGTTCCGGATGACGTCCAGCTCCTCATCGAGAGCGATGCGGGAAGCGGCACCAAACTCGGCGGTGAGTTCGAGCACCTCGCCGGCATCATCGAGCGGACGGACAAAGAGATCGGCATCTGTATCGATACCGCCCACACGCTGGTCGCAGGCAACGATCTGACCACACCCGAGGCAGTCGACGAGACGGTCCAACGCTTCGATGAGGTCGTGGGTCTCGAACACCTCGAATACATCCACCTCAACGACTCGAAACACGACGTCGGCACCCACAAGGACGAACACGCCCTAATCGGTGAGGGATATATCGGGGAGGATGGGATCGCCGCCATCATCAACCATCCCGAACTCCGAGACCTGCCGTACGCACTCGAAACGCCGACCGAGGACGGCAAGGGCTTCGAGTGGAACATCGCCAAAACCAAACAACTCCGCGAGAACTGA
- a CDS encoding carbohydrate ABC transporter permease, whose protein sequence is MIEPIQYTKQRLASVKEQSTAETGFGSPVGVHLQIWLLVFLVVFPIFVALIVSTKPQGIVTSLSDLVPGTYAVENYREAIVDYNFARYMWNSFVMAVIIVVGKLIVSVCAAMAIVYYRVPYKNLVFLFILFTLMLPVPVRFIPLFQLINDLGWGNTLLAITVPYLASATSVFILRQHFLSIPTSIVETAKLDGVGPVKFLFSVLIPMSKGVLVGVSIIMFVYAWNQYLWPLVIIDSQANQVAQVGLSLLEGDVQGGQLSWSLVMAGSMLTLIPPLALMILFRKPLLETFSIQQK, encoded by the coding sequence ATGATAGAACCCATTCAGTACACCAAACAGCGTCTTGCATCGGTAAAAGAGCAATCGACAGCCGAGACGGGATTCGGAAGTCCAGTCGGTGTCCATCTGCAGATCTGGCTACTCGTATTCCTTGTTGTGTTTCCAATCTTTGTCGCGCTGATCGTGAGTACGAAACCACAAGGGATCGTCACGAGTCTGAGTGATCTCGTTCCGGGAACGTATGCCGTCGAGAACTACCGCGAGGCGATTGTCGACTACAACTTCGCTCGTTACATGTGGAATTCGTTCGTGATGGCTGTAATCATTGTTGTCGGCAAGCTCATCGTTTCGGTGTGCGCTGCGATGGCAATCGTCTACTACCGAGTTCCGTACAAAAATCTCGTCTTCTTGTTTATTCTGTTTACGTTGATGCTACCGGTCCCCGTTCGGTTTATTCCGCTGTTCCAGCTAATCAACGACCTCGGATGGGGAAACACGCTACTCGCGATTACAGTGCCGTATCTCGCAAGTGCGACGAGTGTGTTCATCCTTCGACAGCACTTCCTTTCGATCCCGACTTCGATCGTTGAGACGGCGAAACTGGATGGTGTCGGGCCCGTAAAATTCCTGTTTTCAGTGCTGATTCCGATGTCGAAAGGGGTGCTGGTCGGAGTCTCAATAATCATGTTCGTCTATGCGTGGAACCAATATCTGTGGCCACTGGTGATCATTGACTCCCAGGCCAATCAGGTCGCACAGGTTGGCCTTAGTCTCCTTGAAGGCGATGTACAGGGAGGCCAGTTGTCGTGGTCACTTGTGATGGCTGGATCGATGTTGACACTGATCCCTCCGCTGGCGTTGATGATTCTGTTCCGAAAACCGTTGTTAGAAACATTCAGCATTCAACAAAAATAA
- a CDS encoding universal stress protein, protein MYDTVLVPTDGSDTVERTLPHALRLAADTDATMQIVYVVDTRAIHAADADERDAVDADLTEAGETAVETIADRAAAKGIDTETAIRRGTPDKEIVRHAEEHDSDVIVIGTDGKTPREKLQALGSVSERVVDNAPIPVFVIKGRTE, encoded by the coding sequence ATGTACGATACTGTTCTGGTGCCAACTGACGGAAGCGATACAGTCGAGCGAACCCTCCCACACGCACTCCGGCTTGCGGCCGACACCGACGCAACGATGCAGATCGTCTACGTCGTCGACACACGAGCGATCCATGCCGCCGACGCCGACGAACGGGACGCGGTCGACGCCGACCTCACGGAAGCCGGCGAGACCGCCGTCGAAACGATTGCTGACCGGGCGGCTGCCAAAGGAATCGACACCGAAACCGCGATCCGGCGGGGCACACCCGACAAAGAAATCGTCCGCCATGCTGAGGAACACGACAGCGACGTCATCGTCATCGGCACTGATGGCAAAACCCCACGCGAGAAACTGCAGGCCCTCGGTAGCGTCTCCGAACGAGTCGTCGACAACGCGCCGATTCCAGTGTTCGTTATCAAAGGCCGCACCGAATGA
- a CDS encoding class I SAM-dependent methyltransferase, producing MRRFSADYLEQTREGMWADSREALVDLDLDSRSRILDVGCGTGELTRVLAADSPAEVVGCDADPRLLEVAHEHVPTVAGDGLRLPFVDDSFDLVVCQALLINLPDPAAALQEFARVSSDLVAAIEPNNAAVSVDSTVDREVDLESRVRETYLRGVETDVALGDRVETLFEAAGIEVESTRRYTHEKRTDPPYSETALRSAARKASGAAIADHETELRRGLKNQESSYDELRREWREMGRSVIEEIQRGQYERIERVPFDVTVGRVD from the coding sequence GTGCGACGGTTCTCCGCCGACTACCTCGAACAGACCCGCGAGGGGATGTGGGCCGATTCTCGGGAGGCACTCGTCGACCTCGATCTCGACTCCCGCAGCCGAATCCTGGACGTCGGCTGTGGCACCGGCGAACTGACTCGCGTACTGGCGGCCGACTCGCCCGCCGAGGTCGTGGGCTGCGATGCCGACCCGCGACTCCTAGAGGTCGCCCACGAACACGTGCCAACTGTTGCTGGCGACGGCCTTCGGCTCCCGTTTGTCGACGACAGTTTCGATCTCGTCGTCTGTCAGGCCTTGCTTATCAACCTCCCCGACCCCGCTGCTGCCCTCCAAGAGTTCGCCCGTGTTTCCTCGGACCTCGTGGCTGCCATCGAGCCGAACAACGCAGCCGTGAGCGTCGATTCCACGGTCGACCGCGAGGTCGATCTCGAATCCCGGGTTCGAGAAACCTATCTCCGGGGTGTCGAGACCGATGTGGCCCTCGGCGACCGTGTCGAAACGCTGTTCGAGGCGGCCGGAATCGAAGTCGAGTCGACCCGCCGCTATACCCACGAAAAGCGAACCGACCCACCCTACAGCGAGACTGCCCTCCGGAGTGCGGCTCGGAAGGCAAGTGGGGCAGCCATTGCAGACCACGAGACAGAACTTCGGCGTGGGTTAAAGAACCAAGAGTCGAGCTATGACGAACTCCGCCGCGAGTGGCGAGAGATGGGTCGGAGCGTCATCGAGGAGATTCAGCGCGGCCAGTACGAACGCATCGAACGAGTACCGTTCGATGTGACCGTTGGTCGGGTCGACTGA
- a CDS encoding tRNA uridine(34) 5-carboxymethylaminomethyl modification radical SAM/GNAT enzyme Elp3, with protein sequence MSSDAVSDADPFRQACEALVEEIIAGEIDRDDLESAKLRVCSEYSAPKVPQNTELLEAAPTEHREDVKAVVKRKPVRTASGVSPVAIMTSPHMCPHGKCLYCPGGPASEFDSSQSYTGHEPAAARGVQNDYDPYGQVTLRLHQLRTIGHPVDKVELILMGGTMTARSHDYQEWFVKRALQAMNDYDLDSNPEAAEGVSFAQDPDDYEFAYLEDVIAKNETNEIRNIGTTFETKPDWCDPEQINRMLDLGGTKVEVGVQTTYERINREMHRGHGNQASIDANRRLRDSGFKVGFHMMPGQPGMTKEMCLEDFRQIFSNSDYKPDYLKIYPTLVVRDTLTYDMWRRDEYDPLDNEQATELISEIMGMIPKYTRLQRVQRDIPADFIDAGVWKSNLRQLASQRADEKGIEINDIRAREVGMNEADPNADDIELDVMTYEVCGGTEHFISFEDPVQDLLIGFCRLRFPNDPVRRELQNAAIVRELHVYGSEAGIGKDAGDRDWQHRGYGKKLLAKAEELTVDAGFNKLSVISGIGVRQYYREKLGYTQDGPYVSKWL encoded by the coding sequence ATGAGCTCCGATGCCGTCAGCGACGCCGATCCGTTCCGGCAGGCGTGTGAGGCGCTCGTCGAGGAGATCATCGCTGGCGAGATCGACCGCGATGACCTCGAATCCGCCAAGTTACGGGTCTGTTCGGAGTACTCCGCACCGAAGGTCCCACAGAACACCGAACTCCTCGAAGCCGCCCCCACCGAACACCGCGAGGACGTCAAAGCAGTCGTCAAACGGAAACCCGTCCGCACTGCCTCCGGCGTCTCCCCGGTGGCGATCATGACCTCGCCACACATGTGTCCCCACGGGAAGTGTCTCTACTGTCCCGGCGGCCCCGCCAGCGAGTTCGACTCCTCACAGAGCTACACCGGCCACGAGCCCGCGGCCGCCCGCGGCGTCCAAAACGACTACGACCCGTATGGACAGGTCACCCTGCGGCTCCACCAACTGCGGACGATTGGCCACCCCGTCGACAAGGTCGAACTCATCCTGATGGGCGGGACGATGACCGCCCGGAGCCACGACTACCAGGAGTGGTTCGTCAAACGCGCCCTGCAGGCGATGAATGACTATGACCTCGACAGCAACCCCGAGGCCGCCGAGGGCGTCAGTTTTGCCCAAGATCCCGACGACTACGAGTTCGCGTATCTCGAAGACGTGATCGCCAAAAACGAGACCAACGAAATCCGAAATATCGGGACGACCTTCGAGACCAAACCCGACTGGTGTGATCCCGAGCAGATCAACCGCATGCTCGACCTCGGTGGGACGAAAGTCGAGGTCGGCGTCCAGACCACCTACGAGCGAATTAATCGAGAAATGCACCGCGGCCACGGCAACCAAGCCTCGATTGACGCCAACCGCAGGCTTCGAGACTCTGGCTTCAAAGTCGGGTTCCACATGATGCCCGGCCAGCCCGGCATGACCAAGGAGATGTGTCTGGAGGACTTCCGCCAGATCTTCTCGAATTCGGATTACAAACCCGACTACCTCAAAATCTACCCCACACTCGTCGTTAGGGATACCCTAACCTACGATATGTGGCGGCGCGACGAGTACGACCCACTCGACAACGAGCAGGCCACCGAACTCATTAGCGAGATCATGGGGATGATCCCGAAGTACACCCGCCTCCAGCGCGTCCAGCGCGACATCCCGGCCGACTTCATCGATGCCGGTGTCTGGAAGTCGAACCTCCGACAACTCGCCTCCCAGCGGGCCGACGAAAAGGGGATAGAGATCAACGACATTCGCGCCCGCGAGGTCGGCATGAACGAGGCCGATCCGAACGCCGACGATATCGAACTCGACGTGATGACCTACGAGGTCTGCGGCGGCACCGAACACTTCATCAGTTTCGAAGACCCGGTTCAGGACCTCCTCATTGGCTTTTGTCGACTCCGCTTCCCGAACGATCCGGTGCGCCGCGAACTCCAGAACGCGGCCATCGTCCGCGAGCTCCACGTCTATGGCAGCGAGGCCGGCATCGGGAAAGACGCCGGCGACCGCGACTGGCAACACCGTGGCTACGGAAAGAAACTACTCGCAAAGGCCGAGGAACTCACCGTCGACGCCGGGTTCAACAAACTCAGCGTGATCTCCGGGATCGGCGTTCGGCAGTACTACCGCGAGAAACTCGGTTACACCCAAGACGGACCGTACGTCAGTAAGTGGCTGTGA